In Caretta caretta isolate rCarCar2 chromosome 18, rCarCar1.hap1, whole genome shotgun sequence, a single genomic region encodes these proteins:
- the B3GALT6 gene encoding beta-1,3-galactosyltransferase 6 — protein MKLLRLLCRHKTALGLGGLALFAVVLLYLAKCTSESLRPLPGRGLPHNQALQPPRGGVGAGPPLLAAPLPPEETAFLAVLIASGPKYTERRSIIRSTWLSMAGRPPQDDIWCRFVIGTGSLAGEELHSLELEQSRHRDLLLLPELRDSYENLTTKVLAMYVWLDLHLDFRFVLKADDDTFVRLDVLVEELRAKEPRRLYWGFFSGRGRVKSGGKWKESTWLLCDYYLPYALGGGYVLSADLVHYLRLSQDYFNMWQSEDVSLGAWLAPVDVKRVHDPRFDTEYKSRGCNNKYIVTHKQSIEDMLEKHQTLAKEGKLCKEEVKLRLSYMYDWGVPPSQCCQRKDGIP, from the coding sequence ATGAAGCTGCTGCGGCTCCTGTGTCGCCACAAGACAGCGCTGGGCCTCGGTGGCCTGGCGCTCTTCGCTGTAGTCCTGCTCTACCTGGCCAAGTGCACCTCAGAGAGCCTCAGGCCCTTGCCAGGTCGAGGTCTGCCCCACAACCAGGCACTGCAGCCGCCCCGCGGTGGAGTGGGAGCCGGGCCGCCCCTACTGGCAGCCCCGCTGCCCCCTGAGGAGACGGCTTTCCTGGCTGTCCTCATCGCCAGCGGCCCCAAGTATACAGAGCGCCGCAGCATCATCCGCAGCACCTGGCTCTCGATGGCTGGCCGGCCCCCTCAGGATGACATCTGGTGTCGTTTCGTGATTGGCACaggcagcctggctggggaggagctTCACAGCTTAGAGTTGGAGCAGAGCCGTCACCGAGACCTGCTGTTGCTGCCTGAGCTTCGTGATTCCTATGAGAACCTGACTACCAAGGTCCTGGCAATGTATGTCTGGCTTGATCTGCACTTGGACTTCCGCTTTGTCCTCAAGGCTGATGATGACACCTTTGTACGCCTGGACGTACTCgtggaagagctgagggccaagGAGCCACGTCGTCTCTACTGGGGCTTCTTTTCTGGCCGTGGTCGAGTGAAGTCGGGTGGCAAATGGAAAGAGAGCACTTGGCTCCTATGCGACTACTACCTGCCTTACGCCCTGGGTGGTGGCTATGTGCTGTCTGCAGACCTGGTGCATTACCTGCGACTCAGCCAAGACTATTTCAACATGTGGCAGAGTGAAGATGTCTCGCTGGGGGCTTGGCTGGCTCCTGTTGATGTGAAGAGGGTGCATGACCCACGTTTTGACACTGAGTACAAGTCACGGGGCTGCAACAATAAGTATATTGTCACTCACAAGCAGAGCATTGAGGACATGTTAGAGAAGCATCAGACTTTGGCCAAAGAAGGGAAGCTCTGCAAGGAGGAGGTTAAGCTCAGGCTATCCTACATGTATGACTGGGGAGTGCCTCCTTCACAGTGTTGCCAAAGGAAAGATGGCATCCCCTGA